From the Arthrobacter sp. PM3 genome, one window contains:
- a CDS encoding rhodanese-like domain-containing protein: MAEITITEAEQRRSTARILDVREDFEVAEGMIPDALHIPMGQLQARLGELDPAVPVIAVCRSGNRSAAVADALNGAGYKADTMAGGMTAWTRAGLPTT; encoded by the coding sequence ATGGCTGAAATCACCATCACCGAAGCCGAACAGCGCCGCTCCACCGCCCGCATCCTGGACGTCCGAGAGGACTTCGAGGTCGCCGAGGGCATGATCCCCGACGCCCTGCACATCCCCATGGGCCAACTGCAGGCGCGCCTGGGCGAGCTGGACCCGGCAGTCCCCGTGATCGCCGTATGCCGCAGCGGCAACCGCAGCGCCGCCGTCGCCGATGCCCTCAACGGCGCCGGCTACAAAGCCGACACCATGGCCGGCGGCATGACCGCCTGGACCCGCGCCGGACTCCCCACCACCTAG
- a CDS encoding low molecular weight phosphatase family protein, protein MTETTTTPGVLFVCSKNGGKSQLAAGLMNQLAGGDVTVYSAGTKPGTSLNPQAVESLAELGIDITGEHPKPVSGEVLDAVDVVVVLGTEAKLESRGGARFEVWETDEPSERGIEGMERMRLVRDDIKARVQKLHTELTGH, encoded by the coding sequence ATGACCGAGACCACGACAACGCCTGGCGTCCTGTTCGTCTGCAGCAAGAACGGCGGAAAATCCCAGCTCGCCGCCGGCCTCATGAACCAGCTCGCCGGCGGAGACGTCACCGTCTACTCGGCAGGGACCAAACCCGGGACATCCCTGAACCCGCAGGCCGTGGAATCCCTGGCCGAACTTGGCATCGACATCACCGGCGAACACCCCAAGCCCGTATCCGGGGAGGTGCTCGACGCCGTCGACGTGGTAGTGGTGCTGGGCACTGAAGCGAAACTCGAATCCCGCGGGGGCGCCCGCTTCGAGGTGTGGGAAACGGACGAGCCCTCCGAGCGCGGCATTGAAGGCATGGAGCGGATGCGCCTGGTCCGGGACGACATCAAAGCCCGGGTCCAGAAGCTCCACACGGAGCTCACCGGGCACTAA
- a CDS encoding rhodanese-like domain-containing protein, which yields MLIERIYDEDLAQASYLIGCQAKGEAIVVDGRRDIAVYQDLAAKNGMKIVAVTETHIHADYLSGTRELAAATGARIYVSGEGGPDWQYGFDGERLYDGDTIALGNISIKAVHTPGHTPEHLSFLVTDGAFSDKPGYLLSGDFVFSGDLGRPDLLDEAAGGIDTRFAGARQLFASLRDKFLTLPDYVQVHPAHGAGSACGKALGAIPSSTVGYERLYAWWGPYLAANDEQGFIDELLDGQPDAHAYFGRMKRENRVGPDVMGERAPLPELSTDIVAAGLADDTLTFIDTRSNSEVHDGTVARSLNVPAGKSVASYGAWVINPETDTNPLVLLANDQEQAQDMWDHLVRVGIDNVAGYLTGIQGLPAFTPALIQPEELDGFNAAMILDVRNKTEHNAGHIPGSHQLSGGRVMWHLDELPAGGTIVSYCQSGVRNSVAASALRRAGYNVVELDGSYNAWNAWQNSVPAV from the coding sequence ATGCTTATCGAGCGCATTTACGATGAAGACCTTGCCCAGGCCAGCTACCTGATCGGCTGCCAGGCCAAGGGTGAAGCGATCGTGGTGGACGGCCGGCGCGACATCGCCGTCTACCAGGACCTTGCCGCGAAGAACGGCATGAAGATCGTGGCCGTGACCGAGACCCACATCCACGCCGACTACCTCTCCGGCACCCGCGAACTGGCCGCCGCGACCGGCGCCAGGATCTACGTCTCGGGCGAGGGCGGCCCGGACTGGCAGTACGGGTTCGACGGCGAGCGGCTCTACGACGGCGACACCATCGCCCTGGGCAACATCAGCATCAAGGCGGTACACACCCCCGGCCACACCCCGGAGCACCTGTCCTTCCTGGTCACCGACGGCGCGTTCAGCGACAAGCCCGGCTACCTGCTCTCCGGAGACTTCGTCTTCTCCGGCGACCTGGGCCGGCCCGACCTGCTCGACGAGGCCGCCGGCGGCATCGACACCCGCTTCGCCGGCGCCAGGCAGCTCTTCGCCAGCCTGCGGGACAAGTTCCTCACCCTGCCCGACTACGTCCAGGTCCACCCCGCCCACGGCGCCGGCAGCGCCTGCGGCAAAGCCCTCGGCGCCATCCCCTCCTCCACGGTCGGCTACGAGCGCCTCTACGCCTGGTGGGGCCCCTACCTGGCCGCCAACGACGAACAGGGCTTTATCGATGAACTCCTCGACGGCCAGCCCGACGCCCACGCCTACTTCGGCCGGATGAAACGCGAAAACCGCGTCGGCCCGGACGTGATGGGCGAACGCGCCCCGCTGCCCGAACTCTCCACCGACATCGTTGCCGCAGGCCTGGCCGACGACACCCTGACCTTCATCGACACCCGCTCCAACAGCGAAGTCCACGACGGCACCGTGGCCCGGTCCCTGAACGTCCCGGCCGGCAAGTCCGTCGCCAGCTACGGCGCCTGGGTCATCAACCCGGAAACGGACACGAACCCCCTGGTGCTGCTGGCCAACGACCAGGAACAGGCCCAGGACATGTGGGACCACCTGGTCCGGGTCGGCATCGACAACGTCGCCGGCTACCTGACCGGCATCCAGGGACTGCCCGCCTTCACCCCGGCCCTGATCCAGCCCGAGGAACTCGACGGTTTCAACGCCGCCATGATCCTGGACGTCCGCAACAAAACCGAGCACAACGCCGGACACATTCCCGGCTCCCACCAGCTCAGCGGCGGCCGCGTCATGTGGCACCTGGACGAACTCCCCGCCGGCGGGACCATCGTCTCCTACTGCCAGTCCGGTGTACGGAACTCCGTCGCCGCCAGCGCCCTGCGCCGCGCCGGGTACAACGTCGTCGAACTCGACGGCAGCTACAACGCGTGGAACGCCTGGCAGAACAGCGTCCCCGCCGTCTAA
- a CDS encoding aquaporin, with product MTSNQPALWRRAVAELLGTSLLVMIVVGSGIAAQQLSPSDAGLQLLQNSTATALGLTVLILIFGPLGGAHFNPVVSLVDWALGRRSGTGLTLPELGAYAAAQTAGAISGSIIANAMFEVGTSISATPRATDGHLLGEVVATAGLILLIFTLAATRRGTLAAPAVGAYIGAAYWFTSSTSFANPAVTIGRIFTDTAAGIAPGSVPGFVLAQLIGGAVGLGLLTLLLPSAGRAANDVILPHEAGKAISQTEAVPAGGRAPAAPPTLH from the coding sequence ATGACTTCCAACCAGCCGGCGCTGTGGCGCCGCGCCGTCGCCGAACTGCTCGGCACCAGCCTTCTCGTGATGATCGTCGTCGGCTCCGGAATCGCTGCGCAGCAACTCTCCCCCAGCGACGCCGGGCTGCAGCTACTGCAGAACAGCACCGCGACCGCGCTCGGACTCACCGTGCTGATCCTCATCTTCGGGCCCCTGGGCGGCGCGCACTTCAACCCGGTGGTCTCGCTCGTCGACTGGGCCTTGGGGCGGCGCAGCGGCACCGGGTTGACCCTGCCGGAGCTCGGCGCATACGCGGCGGCGCAGACCGCAGGGGCCATCAGCGGCAGCATCATCGCCAATGCCATGTTCGAGGTGGGCACCTCCATCTCCGCCACGCCCCGCGCCACCGACGGCCACCTGCTCGGTGAAGTCGTCGCGACCGCCGGACTCATCCTGCTGATCTTCACTCTCGCGGCGACACGGCGGGGCACCCTGGCCGCGCCCGCCGTGGGCGCCTACATCGGGGCCGCATACTGGTTTACCTCCTCGACGTCCTTCGCCAACCCGGCCGTGACGATCGGGCGCATCTTCACCGACACCGCCGCGGGCATCGCACCGGGCTCCGTGCCCGGCTTCGTTCTCGCCCAGCTCATCGGCGGGGCCGTCGGACTGGGCCTCCTCACCCTCCTGCTTCCCTCGGCGGGCCGCGCCGCAAATGACGTCATCCTTCCCCATGAAGCCGGAAAGGCCATTTCCCAGACCGAAGCTGTGCCGGCGGGAGGACGGGCACCTGCCGCGCCTCCGACCCTACATTGA
- a CDS encoding rhodanese-like domain-containing protein has protein sequence MTPPSKANAVTALAPETLQSWVKEHQDLVVIDVRSAAEFESMHIRGSYNVPLPLLAEHTDELAARLGSRVVLVCQSGVRAEQARQRLATVGLDTAYVLTGGVPGFAAAGGDVVKGRDRWDLERQVRLAAGSLVMLGLAGGKFLSPKVRMLAGAIGTGLTFSAATNTCAMGKALSAMPWNTSAKEPTRESAILQLPVKRAEEGAAA, from the coding sequence ATGACTCCCCCTTCCAAGGCAAACGCCGTGACCGCGCTGGCTCCCGAGACCCTCCAGTCCTGGGTCAAGGAGCACCAGGACCTGGTGGTGATCGACGTTCGCTCGGCCGCCGAGTTCGAATCCATGCACATCCGCGGCTCCTACAACGTGCCGCTTCCCCTGCTTGCCGAGCACACCGATGAGCTCGCCGCCCGTCTGGGCTCCCGCGTGGTCCTGGTCTGCCAGTCCGGCGTCCGCGCCGAACAGGCCCGCCAGCGCTTGGCCACCGTCGGCCTGGACACCGCCTATGTCCTCACCGGCGGAGTTCCCGGCTTCGCCGCCGCCGGCGGCGACGTGGTCAAGGGCAGGGACCGCTGGGACCTGGAGCGCCAGGTCCGCCTGGCCGCCGGCTCCCTGGTGATGCTGGGCCTGGCCGGAGGCAAGTTCCTCTCCCCCAAGGTCCGCATGCTGGCCGGCGCCATCGGCACCGGGCTGACGTTCTCGGCTGCGACAAACACCTGCGCCATGGGCAAAGCCCTGTCTGCCATGCCGTGGAACACGTCTGCCAAGGAACCCACCCGCGAAAGCGCCATCCTGCAGCTGCCCGTAAAGAGGGCCGAAGAGGGCGCAGCGGCATGA
- a CDS encoding sulfite exporter TauE/SafE family protein, translating to MIPALGLGLVVGVVLGVVGGGGSIIAVPALVYGVGMSPAQAIPTSLLVVGISSLAALLPRIREGLNWPVIALVGAAGIPAAWAGAAVGKLLDPNILMLAFAGIMVAAGIRMLSKPRESEGSCSTGPHRAFRSCAPKAVGVGLLVGFLTGLLGVGGGFLITPALTIFLGLRMKQAVGTSLAIIVVNSAAGFSAHAAGYTIDWATTLAFAIPAIVGSVVAARFARRLHDKHIRISFAVLIFAVAAWVTAGTVTA from the coding sequence ATGATCCCGGCCCTGGGACTGGGGCTCGTCGTCGGCGTCGTACTGGGCGTTGTGGGCGGCGGGGGGTCCATCATCGCTGTTCCGGCCCTGGTATACGGCGTGGGCATGAGTCCCGCCCAGGCCATCCCCACCTCACTGCTGGTGGTGGGCATCTCCTCGCTGGCCGCCTTGCTTCCCCGCATTCGCGAGGGTTTAAACTGGCCTGTCATCGCCCTGGTAGGGGCTGCCGGAATCCCGGCGGCCTGGGCCGGAGCGGCCGTGGGCAAGCTGCTGGACCCGAACATCCTGATGCTCGCCTTCGCCGGGATCATGGTGGCCGCGGGCATCCGGATGCTCAGCAAACCCCGCGAAAGCGAAGGCTCCTGCAGCACCGGACCGCACCGGGCCTTCCGGTCCTGCGCCCCCAAGGCCGTAGGGGTGGGCCTGCTCGTCGGGTTCCTCACCGGGCTCCTCGGCGTGGGCGGCGGCTTCCTCATCACCCCCGCGCTCACCATTTTCCTGGGCCTGCGCATGAAACAGGCCGTTGGCACATCGTTGGCGATCATCGTGGTCAACTCCGCCGCCGGGTTCAGCGCCCACGCGGCCGGCTACACCATCGACTGGGCCACCACCCTGGCGTTCGCCATCCCGGCCATCGTGGGATCAGTGGTTGCCGCCCGGTTTGCCCGGCGCCTGCACGACAAGCACATCCGAATCTCGTTCGCAGTACTCATTTTCGCCGTCGCGGCGTGGGTCACCGCCGGCACGGTCACCGCCTGA
- a CDS encoding MFS transporter: MPGRTLPRHTASPGDAVLGLRQNLAQFMLLVAVNALVGGTLGQERTVLPLLASQTFHLDLYTGALTYILAFGLSKAAMNYFAGTLSDRYGRKPVHVAGWLAAVPVPLMLIFGPSWGWIVAANVLLGISQGLTWSTAVIMKMDLVGPKQRGLAMGFNEAAGYLGVAVTALATGYLATAYGLRPAPFLLGAAYIALGLGLTVLAVKETHHHARTEAAQHVSGQDIAHAGLTTGQVFALTSFKDRSLSAASQAGLVNNLNDGLAWGLFPILFAGAGLSLGQIGILAAAYPAAWGAAQLVTGAASDRWGRKWFITAGMLVQAAALGIIASAHGFAPWLAAAVVLGLGTALVYPTLLAAIGDVSHPAWRARSLGVYRLWRDGGFAVGALLSGVLADLYGIPAAVTAVALLTAGSGLIVAVRMRGSDHRKNLQTSSDNQAPVKPLSS, from the coding sequence ATGCCGGGCAGAACACTTCCCCGCCACACCGCCAGTCCGGGCGATGCAGTGCTGGGCCTGCGGCAAAACCTGGCACAGTTCATGCTGCTGGTGGCCGTGAACGCACTGGTCGGCGGCACGCTGGGCCAGGAACGCACCGTACTGCCGCTGCTCGCGTCCCAGACCTTCCACCTCGACCTGTACACCGGTGCGCTGACGTACATCCTGGCCTTCGGCCTGTCCAAGGCAGCCATGAACTACTTCGCCGGCACCCTCTCCGACCGCTACGGCCGCAAACCCGTCCACGTGGCCGGCTGGCTTGCAGCAGTTCCCGTCCCGCTGATGCTCATCTTCGGCCCCTCGTGGGGTTGGATCGTGGCGGCCAACGTCCTGCTGGGCATCAGCCAAGGCCTCACCTGGTCCACCGCCGTAATCATGAAAATGGACCTGGTGGGCCCCAAACAGCGCGGCCTGGCCATGGGCTTCAACGAGGCGGCGGGCTACCTGGGCGTGGCCGTCACCGCATTGGCCACCGGCTACCTGGCCACCGCCTACGGCCTGCGCCCCGCCCCCTTCCTGCTGGGTGCAGCGTACATCGCCCTCGGCCTGGGACTGACAGTCCTGGCCGTGAAGGAGACCCACCACCACGCCAGGACCGAAGCCGCGCAGCACGTCAGCGGCCAGGACATCGCCCACGCCGGGCTCACCACCGGCCAGGTCTTCGCCCTCACGAGCTTCAAGGACCGTTCACTCTCGGCAGCCAGCCAGGCCGGCCTGGTGAACAACCTCAACGACGGCCTGGCCTGGGGTCTCTTCCCGATCCTGTTCGCCGGGGCCGGGCTGAGCCTTGGCCAGATCGGCATCCTGGCCGCCGCCTACCCCGCCGCCTGGGGCGCGGCACAACTCGTTACGGGCGCCGCCTCCGACCGGTGGGGCCGCAAATGGTTTATCACCGCCGGCATGCTGGTCCAGGCCGCCGCCCTGGGGATCATCGCCTCAGCCCACGGCTTCGCGCCCTGGCTCGCCGCCGCCGTCGTCCTCGGCCTGGGTACCGCACTGGTCTACCCCACCCTGCTGGCCGCCATCGGAGACGTGTCCCACCCGGCCTGGCGGGCCCGCTCATTGGGTGTCTACCGGCTGTGGCGCGACGGCGGATTCGCCGTCGGTGCCTTGCTGTCCGGTGTCCTCGCCGACCTTTACGGCATCCCGGCTGCCGTCACCGCCGTCGCCTTGCTGACCGCCGGGTCGGGCCTCATCGTTGCCGTCCGCATGCGCGGCAGCGATCACAGGAAGAACTTACAAACATCCAGCGACAACCAAGCGCCGGTCAAGCCTCTTTCGAGTTAA
- a CDS encoding NAD(P)-binding domain-containing protein, with amino-acid sequence MDAPKTVPVAVIGAGPVGLAAAAHLIERGLEPLILEAGPTAGAAIEQWRHIRLFSPWRFNLDAAAVRLLEASGWESPRPTALPYGGELIDKYLAPLAALPEIASRLQTGARVVAVTRQGMDRTHSRDRGTTPFVVRVERADGEVREYQAAAVIDASGTWSTRNPLGTSGLPAVGEDAAAAHISSPLPDVLGRDREAFAGHTAVVIGAGHSAANTLINLSELAAQTPGTKIVWAIRGASAAKVYGGGDADGLAARGQLGSRLRALVESGTVELHTGFGIASLATADGAVTLTATNSRTLKADVVVPATGFRPDLDILRELRLELDPAVEAPRELGPLIDPEFHSCGTVEPHGARMLAHPEQDFYIVGMKSYGRAPTFLLATGYEQVRSVAAALAGDREAADTVQLDLPETGVCSSDIGTSCDVPAAVPAGFVVETAGGCCGAPEPVLVGFPTGLAHGRSGEN; translated from the coding sequence ATGGACGCACCAAAGACCGTTCCGGTTGCCGTGATCGGCGCCGGACCCGTAGGCCTGGCCGCCGCAGCCCACCTGATCGAACGCGGCCTCGAACCGCTGATCCTCGAAGCCGGCCCGACGGCGGGCGCCGCCATCGAGCAGTGGCGCCACATCCGGCTGTTCTCGCCCTGGAGGTTCAACCTCGACGCCGCCGCCGTGCGGCTCCTCGAGGCGTCCGGCTGGGAATCTCCCCGCCCGACCGCCCTGCCCTATGGGGGCGAACTCATCGACAAATACCTCGCACCCCTGGCCGCCCTGCCTGAGATCGCCTCCCGGCTACAGACCGGCGCCCGGGTCGTCGCCGTCACCCGGCAGGGCATGGACAGGACCCACAGCCGGGACCGCGGCACCACACCCTTCGTGGTCCGGGTCGAACGCGCCGACGGCGAGGTTAGGGAGTACCAGGCCGCCGCTGTCATCGACGCGTCCGGCACTTGGTCCACCCGCAACCCGCTCGGAACCTCCGGCTTGCCCGCGGTTGGCGAAGACGCCGCCGCTGCCCACATTTCATCGCCGCTGCCGGACGTCCTGGGCCGGGACCGCGAAGCGTTTGCAGGGCACACCGCCGTCGTGATCGGTGCGGGCCATTCCGCCGCCAACACCCTGATCAACCTGTCGGAGCTCGCCGCCCAGACGCCCGGGACAAAGATTGTGTGGGCGATCCGCGGCGCTTCCGCGGCCAAGGTCTACGGGGGAGGCGACGCCGACGGCCTCGCCGCGCGCGGCCAGCTCGGCAGCCGGCTCCGCGCCCTGGTCGAATCCGGCACCGTGGAACTGCACACCGGCTTCGGGATCGCCTCCCTCGCCACGGCCGACGGCGCCGTCACCCTGACCGCCACCAACAGCCGGACCCTGAAGGCCGACGTCGTGGTCCCGGCCACCGGCTTCCGCCCCGATCTGGACATCCTCCGGGAACTTCGGCTCGAACTGGACCCCGCCGTGGAAGCCCCGCGTGAGCTCGGCCCGCTGATCGACCCCGAATTCCACTCCTGCGGCACCGTCGAGCCCCACGGCGCCAGGATGCTGGCCCACCCGGAACAGGACTTCTACATCGTCGGCATGAAGTCCTACGGCCGGGCCCCCACCTTCCTGCTCGCCACCGGCTACGAGCAGGTCCGCTCCGTCGCGGCCGCCCTGGCCGGGGACCGCGAGGCCGCCGACACCGTCCAGCTCGACCTTCCCGAAACCGGCGTCTGCTCCTCGGACATCGGCACCAGCTGCGACGTCCCCGCAGCCGTACCCGCAGGGTTTGTCGTCGAAACCGCCGGCGGCTGCTGCGGAGCACCCGAACCCGTCCTCGTCGGATTCCCCACCGGACTGGCCCACGGTCGCTCCGGCGAAAACTGA
- a CDS encoding helix-turn-helix transcriptional regulator has protein sequence MNLLPVLAQPATDDACCGPAGQPALGAEEAKHHALVFKALADPNRLRLLSIIKASSTGATCVCDLTDPLDLSQPTVSHHLKILVEAGLLHREKRGTWAYFSLAPGALDDVAGLLAKL, from the coding sequence ATGAACCTGCTGCCCGTCCTCGCCCAACCCGCCACGGATGACGCCTGCTGTGGACCGGCAGGCCAGCCTGCCCTGGGCGCGGAGGAAGCGAAGCACCACGCCCTGGTGTTCAAAGCACTGGCCGACCCGAACCGGCTGAGGCTGCTCTCCATCATCAAGGCCTCATCCACCGGGGCCACCTGCGTGTGCGACCTGACCGACCCACTGGACCTGAGCCAGCCCACGGTATCCCACCACCTGAAGATCCTGGTTGAAGCGGGACTGCTGCACCGGGAAAAGCGCGGCACCTGGGCCTACTTCTCCCTGGCCCCCGGTGCGCTGGACGACGTCGCCGGCCTCCTCGCCAAGCTGTGA
- the trxA gene encoding thioredoxin, whose product MATIDITDQTFAQTLEENDIVFVDFWAAWCGPCRMFAPTYGAAAERHPDITFAKVDTEAEQALSAAANITSIPTLMAFKDKTLVFSQPGALNAASLEEVIQAVKNLDIDKLRAEAGHQHN is encoded by the coding sequence ATGGCAACCATCGACATCACCGACCAAACCTTCGCCCAGACCCTGGAGGAGAACGACATCGTCTTCGTCGACTTCTGGGCAGCATGGTGCGGCCCCTGCCGCATGTTCGCCCCCACCTACGGCGCCGCTGCCGAACGGCACCCGGACATCACCTTCGCCAAGGTGGACACCGAAGCCGAACAGGCACTCTCCGCCGCAGCGAACATCACCTCCATCCCCACCCTGATGGCCTTCAAGGACAAGACCCTCGTCTTCTCCCAGCCCGGAGCACTCAACGCCGCCAGCCTCGAAGAAGTCATCCAGGCTGTCAAGAACCTGGACATCGACAAACTCCGCGCCGAAGCCGGACACCAGCACAACTGA
- a CDS encoding metal-sensitive transcriptional regulator — translation MELNPTELTPVINRLKRAQGQLAAVTRMLEEGRDCKDVVTQLAAVSKALDRAGFAIIATGLEQCIVQKDETMDQKDLEKLFLSLA, via the coding sequence ATGGAACTGAACCCAACCGAACTCACGCCCGTGATCAACCGCCTCAAGCGTGCCCAGGGCCAGCTCGCCGCCGTCACCCGGATGCTCGAAGAAGGCCGGGACTGTAAGGATGTCGTTACCCAGTTGGCGGCCGTGTCCAAGGCCCTTGACCGTGCCGGCTTCGCGATCATTGCCACCGGACTGGAGCAATGCATCGTCCAAAAGGACGAAACCATGGACCAGAAGGACCTGGAGAAGCTCTTCCTCTCCCTGGCCTGA
- a CDS encoding arsenate reductase ArsC, whose amino-acid sequence MTDHHEHRGLQDNTELLHRISARLADRFAGVFAAETVERYVFESYTALARTAKITTHLPSTTEHFAGDRLNALVKSKDAVASEVPEVLFVCVQNAGRSQMAAAPLTVEAKGRIHVRSAGSLPAAELDPAVVAAMSEMGLDLTKDYPKPLTDDVVRASDVVITMGCGDSCPIYPGKRYEDWELADPAGLPVAAVRIIRDEIHDRVKALASSLLHDPSSEKEESSA is encoded by the coding sequence ATGACTGACCACCACGAACACCGGGGCCTGCAGGACAACACCGAACTCCTGCACCGGATCAGCGCGCGCCTGGCAGACCGGTTCGCCGGGGTGTTCGCGGCGGAGACGGTCGAACGCTACGTCTTCGAGTCCTACACGGCCCTGGCCCGGACGGCGAAGATCACCACGCACCTGCCATCCACCACCGAGCACTTCGCCGGCGACCGTCTTAATGCCCTGGTCAAATCTAAGGACGCCGTCGCGTCCGAGGTCCCCGAAGTGCTGTTTGTCTGCGTGCAGAACGCCGGCCGGTCCCAGATGGCCGCGGCCCCACTCACCGTCGAGGCCAAAGGCAGGATCCACGTCCGGTCCGCCGGCTCCCTGCCGGCTGCCGAGCTGGACCCGGCCGTCGTCGCTGCGATGTCCGAAATGGGCCTCGACCTGACCAAGGACTACCCCAAGCCCTTGACCGACGACGTCGTGCGCGCCTCCGACGTCGTGATCACGATGGGCTGCGGCGACTCCTGCCCCATCTACCCCGGCAAACGCTACGAGGACTGGGAACTGGCCGACCCGGCCGGTCTGCCCGTCGCGGCCGTGCGGATCATCCGCGACGAGATCCACGACCGGGTCAAGGCGCTGGCTTCATCATTGCTCCATGACCCCAGCTCAGAAAAGGAAGAATCAAGCGCATGA
- a CDS encoding helix-turn-helix domain-containing protein, which translates to MNTESADAFKARVAKHAALADPARLRIVDLLTLGDLSPTELQAELGMPSNLLSHHLRTLESAGLTTRHRSEADRRRSYVRLAAGATEGLVPGVEHGVGRILFVCTRNSARSQLAAALWGQVSDIPSVSAGTHPAERIAEGALNVARRHGLDLADRRPRGLNEVGGDWGFVVTVCDNAHEELTNPGDVHWSVPDPLRLNTDEAFENAFTDISHRINDLAPRLHAA; encoded by the coding sequence ATGAACACTGAGTCAGCTGATGCTTTCAAGGCGCGGGTTGCCAAGCACGCGGCCCTGGCCGATCCTGCACGGCTGCGCATCGTCGACCTGCTGACCCTGGGTGACTTGTCGCCCACGGAACTGCAGGCCGAACTGGGCATGCCCTCAAACCTGCTGTCCCATCACCTGCGGACCTTGGAGTCCGCGGGCCTGACCACCCGGCACCGCTCCGAAGCCGACCGGCGCCGCAGCTACGTCCGGCTGGCCGCCGGCGCGACCGAGGGGCTCGTTCCCGGCGTCGAACATGGCGTCGGCCGGATTCTGTTCGTTTGCACGCGGAACAGCGCCCGGTCCCAACTGGCCGCGGCGCTCTGGGGGCAGGTCAGCGACATCCCCTCGGTGTCGGCAGGAACGCACCCGGCCGAGCGCATCGCCGAGGGGGCGCTCAATGTCGCCCGACGGCACGGACTGGACCTGGCCGACCGCCGTCCCCGCGGCCTGAACGAGGTCGGCGGCGACTGGGGCTTCGTCGTGACCGTGTGCGACAACGCCCACGAGGAACTCACCAATCCCGGCGACGTCCACTGGTCCGTGCCCGATCCCCTCCGGCTCAACACCGACGAAGCCTTCGAGAACGCCTTCACCGACATCTCCCACCGCATCAACGACCTCGCGCCCCGGCTGCACGCCGCCTGA
- a CDS encoding arsenate reductase ArsC translates to MSTEAAKKPSVLFVCIHNAGRSQMAAAFLTTLGKGQIEVRSAGSQPADKINPAAVEAMAELGIDMSAEIPKVLTTEAVKESDVVITMGCGDECPYFPGKRYEDWVLKDPAGKGVESVRPIRDQIKTRIEGLIESLVPAAK, encoded by the coding sequence GTGAGCACCGAAGCCGCCAAGAAGCCTTCCGTCCTGTTCGTCTGTATCCACAATGCGGGCCGCTCCCAGATGGCCGCCGCCTTCCTTACCACCCTCGGCAAGGGCCAGATCGAGGTCCGCTCTGCCGGGTCCCAGCCCGCCGACAAGATCAACCCGGCCGCCGTCGAGGCCATGGCCGAGCTGGGCATCGACATGTCCGCCGAGATCCCCAAGGTCCTGACCACCGAGGCCGTGAAGGAGTCCGACGTGGTGATCACCATGGGCTGCGGCGACGAGTGCCCGTACTTCCCGGGCAAGCGCTACGAGGACTGGGTCCTGAAGGACCCTGCAGGCAAGGGCGTGGAGTCCGTCCGGCCGATCCGGGACCAGATCAAGACCCGGATCGAGGGCCTGATCGAATCCCTCGTCCCGGCCGCCAAGTAG
- a CDS encoding DUF302 domain-containing protein yields the protein MTYTLATAVDLPWAEALERTREALAAQGFGILTETNVRSTFEAKLGAEAADAVGDYVILGACNPSLASRALAAEPEIGALLPCNVVVRRNKDAGVTTVEAIDPQTMVQLSATPSVKEVADDAGRRLRKALADLGKAAN from the coding sequence ATGACCTACACCCTGGCCACCGCCGTCGACCTTCCCTGGGCCGAAGCGCTGGAACGCACCCGCGAAGCCCTTGCGGCGCAGGGATTCGGAATCCTGACCGAGACTAATGTCCGATCCACCTTCGAAGCCAAGCTGGGCGCTGAAGCCGCGGACGCCGTCGGCGACTACGTCATCCTCGGCGCTTGCAACCCGTCCCTTGCCAGCCGTGCCCTCGCCGCCGAGCCGGAAATCGGCGCGCTGCTCCCGTGCAACGTCGTCGTGCGCCGGAACAAGGATGCCGGCGTAACCACTGTGGAAGCCATCGATCCGCAGACCATGGTCCAGTTAAGCGCTACCCCATCAGTCAAAGAAGTTGCCGACGACGCCGGAAGGCGCCTCCGGAAGGCCCTCGCCGACTTGGGCAAGGCGGCGAACTAG